From a region of the Falco peregrinus isolate bFalPer1 chromosome 5, bFalPer1.pri, whole genome shotgun sequence genome:
- the NACAD gene encoding NAC-alpha domain-containing protein 1 isoform X2, whose translation MPGEAVRAQRPRGAAGSGSGSGGSGPQGAAAAPLPATGPPTMPAKEEARPQPEGASCDPGPPAAVPPDETCCPPLPADPLDTRIVMGEETRSPTAPELLGGPPPPAVPCPFPAPTKEPPQGRPPTALDPDLFFTAPSTPIRVTGSRLLQPPPEEQTDGESEGLCSPPTSPSGSYMTAEGGSWGSSGTASTSPSCSPNLVAEAEAMAAAEAEEAEAEDLVVLPCLEHPPAFTPPSPEDDDEEEEDGPFAPPGDEDDDDGQTLEEEEEDEEWELSGSAGLIPAALLPFRGSLLFQAEAVEITPLPAGTAPLPLSGEEEDEEEEEEEGGSTSASFLHSLSETSITEGVDESFAFHDDTSASSDSAAYDGEEDERLYGTERHAVGAEGGPPSTSTAPPGAAASGDGGIELHLHAGMDLAVPPLPGESPWHRRAQEPVPAMEGASAEGMELGMLEQDGAGTPPAHSREGSVEPDGETFLTSSSSSLELEEVSALEPDVLWEPDAVLGGCPLLEPPQLPEEPEVMPGAEEEPVLRDDFNAAVLGEGPGMEPAVSSSILQPPSLCSGEPWDPQTDSLGDVTMVPANGEPQGGHGSDGDSDSELGTVRVGSTELAAADGHDELDTAATNLAPSVTPSPPGEPDTTAADLAPSVTSSPPEEPATVTTDLAPSVMSTPLDELDAVAANLAPLMSSPPDEPDTVATDLAPLVAPGVPDEPDTVATDWAPLVTPSVPDELNTVATDLALLVAPGVPDEPDTVATDLAPLVTPSVPDEADTVATDLAQLVASSVPDEPDTVATDLVPPVMSSPPDEPDTAATNLAPLVMSSLLDEPDTVATDLVPLVTSSPLHEPDAVATDLVPPVMSSPPEEPDTTATNLAPLVTSSLLDEPDTVATDLVPLVTSSPLHEPDAVATDLVPPVMSSPPEEPDTTATNLAPLVTSSLLDEPDTVATDLVPLVTSSPLHEPDAVAADVEPLMMPNSPDELHTAATVPGLVPSVTPSQPDEPDTAATDLVLSVMPCPPEEPDAVATNLVPSVMPSPPDAAATDLLPLVTPNELDTTATGLVTPSPPDAAAADLVPLVTPDELDAAATDLVPLVTPDELDTAAADLVPSVTPSLPDGIMAPSPPPQDMSPSAANEEPEDGTTSASESLEPPVMVCPAVQGMTVHIPGDMGEVPEEWDATTASSEESSPELLETSRSRTDSSFFTAPEDSAGEAAVPPRPPSEEDEDAASRCLALCLTPSPPTIPPLVFTASEREVYVGVPPAPLELLQPPGAFSESGAAWQRREDRQRVTAMLQGSFGDLPAPRLLPRAPEPPEFPAEPLEGPPSDGGREEPLPPHEPPTPQPGDEPLGQTAGDTDAKVLGADAPPSEPPAPPKQQEEEEVMVGAESSPQPALGAGERGDAQPEPPPEPVREEAPPEPPSPPWAPSPLLPELSQVPPPAAAPPSPCPDLARGPQDTSGLPAGEERPSILPPSRKHLEAPQPSPCKEKEARGRQVGMGSRGPPRGSLQSESSSSSEAETPYPCPEIQRLREAAGIALRQDKQPPAPHRCEANHKGSCNESESNDESIPELEEPEGSEPPPAQTQAQLTHSLGTGEETVSKAKQSRSEKKARKAMSKLGLRQIHGVTRITIRKSKNILFVITKPDVFKSPASDIYIVFGEAKIEDLSQQVHKAAAEKFKVPMEHSPLITETAPTLTIKEESEEEEEVDETGLEVRDIELVMAQANVSRPKAVRALRHNNNDIVNAIMELTM comes from the exons atGCCCGGGGAGGCGGTGAGAGCGCAGCGGCCGCGGGGCGCCGCCGGCagcgggagcgggagcggcgGGAGCGGCCCGCAGGGCGCGGCGGCAG CCCCCCTGCCGGCCACGGGCCCCCCAACGATGCCTGCCAAGGAGGAGGCTCGCCCACAGCCCGAGGGGGCCAGCTGCGACCCTGGCccccctgctgctgtgccacccGACGAGACCTGCTGCCCCCCACTGCCTGCAGACCCCCTGGACACCCGCATTGTCATGGGCGAGGAGACACGCTCCCCCACCGcccctgagctgctgggggggccACCCCCGCCTGCTGTGCCTtgccccttccctgctcccaccaaAGAGCCCCCCCAGGGCAGACCCCCCACCGCCCTGGACCCTGACCTCTTCTTCACAGCCCCATCCACCCCCATCCGCGTCACGGGGTCccggctgctgcagcccccccccgaGGAGCAGACGGATGGGGAGAGTGAGGGTCTCTGCtccccccccacctctccctccgGCTCCTACATGACGGCCgaggggggcagctggggcagctctggcaCGGCCAGCACCTCCCCGTCCTGCTCCCCCAACCTGGTGGCAGAGGCCGAAGCCATGGCGGCGGCTGAGGCTGAGGAGGCTGAGGCTGAAGACCTGgtggtgctgccctgcctggagcatccccccgCCTTCACCCCGCCCTCTCCAGAGGATgatgatgaagaggaggaagacgGACCCTTTGCCCCGCCGGGggatgaagatgatgatgatgggcAGAcgctggaggaggaagaggaggatgaggagtGGGAGCTGTCAGGGAGCGCAGGTCTGATCCCGGCGGCGCTGCTGCCCTTCCGCGGCAGCCTGCTTTTCCAGGCCGAGGCGGTGGAGATcaccccgctgcccgccggcacggcccccctgcccctctccggcgaggaggaggatgaggaggaagaggaggaggaaggtggcagCACTTCAGCCTCCTTCCTGCACTCGCTGTCCGAGACCTCCATCACTGAGGGGGTGGATGAGTCCTTCGCCTTCCACGACGACACCTCCGCCTCCTCTGACTCGGCTGCTTACGACGGCGAGGAGGACGAGCGGCTGTACGGCACCGAGCGCCATGCCgtgggggctgagggggggccCCCCAGTACCAGCACTGCTCCCCCTGGCGCCGCGGCCTCGGGGGACGGTGGCATCGAGCTCCACCTTCATGCCGGGATGGACCTGGCTGTCCCCCCCTTGCCAGGGGAGTCCCCCTGGCATCGCCGTGCCCAGGAGCCGGTGCCTGCCATGGAGGGTGCCAGTGCTgaggggatggagctggggatgctggagcaggaTGGTGCTGGGACCCCCCCGGCACACTCCAGAGAAGGCAGCGTGGAGCCAGACGGCGAGACCTTCCTcacatcctcctcttcctccttggagctggaggaggtcTCAGCCCTGGAGCCTGATGTCCTGTGGGAGCCAGATGCTGTCTTGGGGGGCTGTCCCCTGctggagcccccccagctccccgaGGAGCCGGAGGTGATGCCAGGTGCTGAGGAGGAGCCGGTGCTGAGGGATGATTTCAACGCggcagtgctgggagaggggcCTGGCATGGAGccagcagtgagcagcagcatcctgcagccccccagcctctgctccGGGGAGCCCTGGGACCCTCAGACTGACAGCCTGGGGGATGTCACCATGGTGCCAGCCAACGGGGAGCCCCAGGGCGGCCATGGGAGTGATGGTGACAGTGACAGTGAACTTGGCACTGTGAGAGTGGGGAGCactgagctggcagctgctgatgGCCACGATGAGCTGGACACTGCAGCCACCAACCTGGCACCATCGGTGACGCCCAGCCCACCAG GTGAGCCAGACACCACAGCCGCTGACCTGGCACCATCAGTGACATCCAGCCCACCAGAGGAGCCAGCCACTGTGACCACCGACCTGGCACCATCAGTGATGTCCACACCGCTGGACGAGCTGGATGCTGTGGCTGCCAACCTGGCACCTTTGATGTCCAGCCCACCAGATGAGCCAGACACCGTGGCCACTGATCTGGCACCATTGGTGGCACCTGGTGTGCCAGATGAGCCAGACACTGTGGCCACTGACTGGGCACCATTGGTGACACCCAGTGTGCCAGATGAGCTGAACACCGTGGCCACTGATCTAGCACTGTTGGTGGCACCTGGTGTGCCAGATGAGCCAGACACTGTGGCCACTGACCTGGCACCATTGGTGACACCCAGTGTGCCAGATGAGGCAGACACCGTGGCCACTGATCTAGCACAGTTGGTGGCATCCAGTGTGCCAGATGAGCCGGACACCGTGGCCACTGACCTGGTACCACCAGTGATGTCCAGCCCACCAGATGAGCCAGACACCGCAGCCACCAACCTGGCACCATTGGTGATGTCCAGCCTGTTGGATGAGCCAGACACTGTGGCCACTGACCTGGTGCCATTGGTGACGTCCAGCCCCCTGCATGAGCCAGACGCCGTGGCCACTGACCTGGTACCACCAGTGATGTCCAGCCCACCAGAGGAGCCAGACACCACAGCCACCAACCTGGCACCATTGGTGACGTCCAGCCTGTTGGATGAGCCAGACACTGTGGCCACTGACCTGGTGCCATTGGTGACGTCCAGCCCCCTGCATGAGCCAGACGCCGTGGCCACTGACCTGGTACCACCAGTGATGTCCAGCCCACCAGAGGAGCCAGACACCACAGCCACCAACCTGGCACCATTGGTGACGTCCAGCCTGTTGGATGAGCCAGACACTGTGGCCACTGACCTGGTGCCATTGGTGACGTCCAGCCCCCTGCATGAGCCAGACGCTGTGGCCGCAGATGTGGAACCATTGATGATGCCCAACTCACCAGATGAGCTGCACACTGCAGCCACTGTCCCTGGCCTGGTGCCATCGGTGACACCCAGCCAGCCAGATGAGCCAGACACTGCAGCCACTGACTTGGTGCTGTCAGTGATGCCCTGCCCACCAGAGGAACCAGATGCTGTGGCCACCAACCTGGTGCCATCAGTGATGCCCAGCCCGCCAGATGCTGCAGCCACCGACCTTTTGCCATTGGTGACACCTAATGAGCTGGACACTACAGCCACTGGCCTGGTGACACCCAGCCCaccagatgctgcagctgccgACCTGGTGCCATTGGTGACACCTGATGAGCTGGACGCTGCAGCCACCGACCTGGTGCCATTGGTGACACCTGATGAGCTGGACACTGCAGCTGCTGACCTGGTGCCATCGGTGACACCCAGCCTGCCAGATGGCATCATGGCCCCATCCCCACCTCCACAGGACATGTCCCCCAGTGCTGCCAATGAGGAGCCAGAGGATGGGACCACCTCGGCCAGTGAGTCCCTGGAGCCACCAGTGATGGTGTGTCCTGCAGTGCAGGGGATGACGGTGCACATCCCTGGGGACATGGGTGAAGTCCCGGAGGAGTGGGATGCCACCACCGCCTCCTCAGAGGAGTCCTCCCCGGAGCTGCTGGAGACGTCCCGCTCCCGCACCGACTCCAGCTTCTTCACTGCACCTGAGGACAGCGCGGGGGAGGCGGCTGTGCCCCCCAGACCCCCATCCgaggaggatgaggatgctGCCAGTCGCTGCCTGGCCCTCTGCCTGACCCCGTCGCCCCCCACCATCCCCCCCTTGGTTTTCACCGCTTCGGAGCGGGAGGTGTACGTGGGGGTCCCCCCGGCCCCCCTTGAACTGCTCCAACCACCCGGTGCCTTTTCGGAGAGCGGGGCGGCCTGGCAGCGCCGGGAGGACCGGCAGCGGGTCACCGCCATGTTACAGGGCTCCTTTGGGGACCTGCCAGCCCCTCGCCTCCTCCCCAGGGCCCCGGAGCCCCCCGAGTTCCCAGCAGAGCCCCTGGAGGGCCCCCCCAGTgatggggggagggaggagcccctgcccccccatgagccccccaccccccagccagGCGATGAGCCCCTGGGCCAGACTGCTGGGGACACTGATGCCAAAGTCCTGGGGGCGGACGCCCCCCCCAGCGAGCCCCCGGCACCCCccaagcagcaggaggaagaggaggtgatGGTGGGGGCTGaatccagcccccagcccgctcTGGGTGCCGGTGAAAGGGGGGATGCTCAGCCAGAGCCCCCCCCAGAGCCAGTCAGGGAAGAAgcccccccagagccccccagcccaccgtgggccccctcccctctgctccccgAACTCAGCCAAGTGCCTCCTCCTGCCGCCGCGCCACCGTCACCGTGCCCGGATCTGGCCCGCGGCCCCCAGGACACCTCAGGGCTCCCCGCCGGCGAGGAGCGCCCGTCCATCTTGCCGCCCTCCAGGAAGCACCTCGAGG ccccccagccttccccctgCAAGGAGAAGGAGGCCCgaggcaggcaggtggggatggGCAGCCGGGGGCCCCCCCGGGGGTCCCTGCAGTCGGAGTCGAGCTCCTCGAGTGAGGCGGAGACCCCCTACCCCTGCCCCGAGATCCAGCGCCTGCGGGAAGCTGCCGGCATCGCCCTGCGCCAGGACaagcagcccccggccccccaccGCTGCGAGGCCAACCATAAAG GGTCATGTAATGAGTCGGAGAGCAACGACGAGTCCATCCCTGAGCTGGAGGAGCCTGAGGGCTCGGAGCCGCCGCCGGCCCAGAcccag GCACAGCTCACCCACTCACTGGGCACCGGGGAGGAGACCGTCAGCAAGGCGAAGCAGAGCCGGAGTGAGAAGAAGGCTAGGAAG gccaTGTCCAAGCTGGGGCTGCGGCAGATCCATGGTGTCACCCGCATCACCATCCGCAAGTCCAAGAACATCCTCTTCGTCATCACCAAACCCGATGTCTTCAAGAGCCCCGCATCCGACATCTACATCGTCTTTGGGGAAGccaag ATCGAGGACCTGTCACAGCAAGTGCACAAGGCAGCAGCGGAGAAGTTCAAGGTGCCGATGGAGCACTCGCCCCTCATCACGGAGACGGCCCCAACTCTCACCATCAAGGAGGAgagcgaggaggaggaggag GTGGATGAGACGGGGCTGGAGGTGAGGGACATTGAGCTGGTGATGGCCCAGGCCAACGTCTCGCGCCCCAAAGCCGTGCGGGCACTTCGGCACAACAACAACGACATTGTCAACGCCATCATG gagctgacCATGTAG
- the NACAD gene encoding NAC-alpha domain-containing protein 1 isoform X1, which yields MPGEAVRAQRPRGAAGSGSGSGGSGPQGAAAAPLPATGPPTMPAKEEARPQPEGASCDPGPPAAVPPDETCCPPLPADPLDTRIVMGEETRSPTAPELLGGPPPPAVPCPFPAPTKEPPQGRPPTALDPDLFFTAPSTPIRVTGSRLLQPPPEEQTDGESEGLCSPPTSPSGSYMTAEGGSWGSSGTASTSPSCSPNLVAEAEAMAAAEAEEAEAEDLVVLPCLEHPPAFTPPSPEDDDEEEEDGPFAPPGDEDDDDGQTLEEEEEDEEWELSGSAGLIPAALLPFRGSLLFQAEAVEITPLPAGTAPLPLSGEEEDEEEEEEEGGSTSASFLHSLSETSITEGVDESFAFHDDTSASSDSAAYDGEEDERLYGTERHAVGAEGGPPSTSTAPPGAAASGDGGIELHLHAGMDLAVPPLPGESPWHRRAQEPVPAMEGASAEGMELGMLEQDGAGTPPAHSREGSVEPDGETFLTSSSSSLELEEVSALEPDVLWEPDAVLGGCPLLEPPQLPEEPEVMPGAEEEPVLRDDFNAAVLGEGPGMEPAVSSSILQPPSLCSGEPWDPQTDSLGDVTMVPANGEPQGGHGSDGDSDSELGTVRVGSTELAAADGHDELDTAATNLAPSVTPSPPGEPDTTAADLAPSVTPSPPGEPDTTAADLAPSVTSSPPEEPATVTTDLAPSVMSTPLDELDAVAANLAPLMSSPPDEPDTVATDLAPLVAPGVPDEPDTVATDWAPLVTPSVPDELNTVATDLALLVAPGVPDEPDTVATDLAPLVTPSVPDEADTVATDLAQLVASSVPDEPDTVATDLVPPVMSSPPDEPDTAATNLAPLVMSSLLDEPDTVATDLVPLVTSSPLHEPDAVATDLVPPVMSSPPEEPDTTATNLAPLVTSSLLDEPDTVATDLVPLVTSSPLHEPDAVATDLVPPVMSSPPEEPDTTATNLAPLVTSSLLDEPDTVATDLVPLVTSSPLHEPDAVAADVEPLMMPNSPDELHTAATVPGLVPSVTPSQPDEPDTAATDLVLSVMPCPPEEPDAVATNLVPSVMPSPPDAAATDLLPLVTPNELDTTATGLVTPSPPDAAAADLVPLVTPDELDAAATDLVPLVTPDELDTAAADLVPSVTPSLPDGIMAPSPPPQDMSPSAANEEPEDGTTSASESLEPPVMVCPAVQGMTVHIPGDMGEVPEEWDATTASSEESSPELLETSRSRTDSSFFTAPEDSAGEAAVPPRPPSEEDEDAASRCLALCLTPSPPTIPPLVFTASEREVYVGVPPAPLELLQPPGAFSESGAAWQRREDRQRVTAMLQGSFGDLPAPRLLPRAPEPPEFPAEPLEGPPSDGGREEPLPPHEPPTPQPGDEPLGQTAGDTDAKVLGADAPPSEPPAPPKQQEEEEVMVGAESSPQPALGAGERGDAQPEPPPEPVREEAPPEPPSPPWAPSPLLPELSQVPPPAAAPPSPCPDLARGPQDTSGLPAGEERPSILPPSRKHLEAPQPSPCKEKEARGRQVGMGSRGPPRGSLQSESSSSSEAETPYPCPEIQRLREAAGIALRQDKQPPAPHRCEANHKGSCNESESNDESIPELEEPEGSEPPPAQTQAQLTHSLGTGEETVSKAKQSRSEKKARKAMSKLGLRQIHGVTRITIRKSKNILFVITKPDVFKSPASDIYIVFGEAKIEDLSQQVHKAAAEKFKVPMEHSPLITETAPTLTIKEESEEEEEVDETGLEVRDIELVMAQANVSRPKAVRALRHNNNDIVNAIMELTM from the exons atGCCCGGGGAGGCGGTGAGAGCGCAGCGGCCGCGGGGCGCCGCCGGCagcgggagcgggagcggcgGGAGCGGCCCGCAGGGCGCGGCGGCAG CCCCCCTGCCGGCCACGGGCCCCCCAACGATGCCTGCCAAGGAGGAGGCTCGCCCACAGCCCGAGGGGGCCAGCTGCGACCCTGGCccccctgctgctgtgccacccGACGAGACCTGCTGCCCCCCACTGCCTGCAGACCCCCTGGACACCCGCATTGTCATGGGCGAGGAGACACGCTCCCCCACCGcccctgagctgctgggggggccACCCCCGCCTGCTGTGCCTtgccccttccctgctcccaccaaAGAGCCCCCCCAGGGCAGACCCCCCACCGCCCTGGACCCTGACCTCTTCTTCACAGCCCCATCCACCCCCATCCGCGTCACGGGGTCccggctgctgcagcccccccccgaGGAGCAGACGGATGGGGAGAGTGAGGGTCTCTGCtccccccccacctctccctccgGCTCCTACATGACGGCCgaggggggcagctggggcagctctggcaCGGCCAGCACCTCCCCGTCCTGCTCCCCCAACCTGGTGGCAGAGGCCGAAGCCATGGCGGCGGCTGAGGCTGAGGAGGCTGAGGCTGAAGACCTGgtggtgctgccctgcctggagcatccccccgCCTTCACCCCGCCCTCTCCAGAGGATgatgatgaagaggaggaagacgGACCCTTTGCCCCGCCGGGggatgaagatgatgatgatgggcAGAcgctggaggaggaagaggaggatgaggagtGGGAGCTGTCAGGGAGCGCAGGTCTGATCCCGGCGGCGCTGCTGCCCTTCCGCGGCAGCCTGCTTTTCCAGGCCGAGGCGGTGGAGATcaccccgctgcccgccggcacggcccccctgcccctctccggcgaggaggaggatgaggaggaagaggaggaggaaggtggcagCACTTCAGCCTCCTTCCTGCACTCGCTGTCCGAGACCTCCATCACTGAGGGGGTGGATGAGTCCTTCGCCTTCCACGACGACACCTCCGCCTCCTCTGACTCGGCTGCTTACGACGGCGAGGAGGACGAGCGGCTGTACGGCACCGAGCGCCATGCCgtgggggctgagggggggccCCCCAGTACCAGCACTGCTCCCCCTGGCGCCGCGGCCTCGGGGGACGGTGGCATCGAGCTCCACCTTCATGCCGGGATGGACCTGGCTGTCCCCCCCTTGCCAGGGGAGTCCCCCTGGCATCGCCGTGCCCAGGAGCCGGTGCCTGCCATGGAGGGTGCCAGTGCTgaggggatggagctggggatgctggagcaggaTGGTGCTGGGACCCCCCCGGCACACTCCAGAGAAGGCAGCGTGGAGCCAGACGGCGAGACCTTCCTcacatcctcctcttcctccttggagctggaggaggtcTCAGCCCTGGAGCCTGATGTCCTGTGGGAGCCAGATGCTGTCTTGGGGGGCTGTCCCCTGctggagcccccccagctccccgaGGAGCCGGAGGTGATGCCAGGTGCTGAGGAGGAGCCGGTGCTGAGGGATGATTTCAACGCggcagtgctgggagaggggcCTGGCATGGAGccagcagtgagcagcagcatcctgcagccccccagcctctgctccGGGGAGCCCTGGGACCCTCAGACTGACAGCCTGGGGGATGTCACCATGGTGCCAGCCAACGGGGAGCCCCAGGGCGGCCATGGGAGTGATGGTGACAGTGACAGTGAACTTGGCACTGTGAGAGTGGGGAGCactgagctggcagctgctgatgGCCACGATGAGCTGGACACTGCAGCCACCAACCTGGCACCATCGGTGACGCCCAGCCCACCAGGTGAGCCAGACACCACAGCCGCTGACCTGGCACCATCAGTGACGCCCAGCCCACCAGGTGAGCCAGACACCACAGCCGCTGACCTGGCACCATCAGTGACATCCAGCCCACCAGAGGAGCCAGCCACTGTGACCACCGACCTGGCACCATCAGTGATGTCCACACCGCTGGACGAGCTGGATGCTGTGGCTGCCAACCTGGCACCTTTGATGTCCAGCCCACCAGATGAGCCAGACACCGTGGCCACTGATCTGGCACCATTGGTGGCACCTGGTGTGCCAGATGAGCCAGACACTGTGGCCACTGACTGGGCACCATTGGTGACACCCAGTGTGCCAGATGAGCTGAACACCGTGGCCACTGATCTAGCACTGTTGGTGGCACCTGGTGTGCCAGATGAGCCAGACACTGTGGCCACTGACCTGGCACCATTGGTGACACCCAGTGTGCCAGATGAGGCAGACACCGTGGCCACTGATCTAGCACAGTTGGTGGCATCCAGTGTGCCAGATGAGCCGGACACCGTGGCCACTGACCTGGTACCACCAGTGATGTCCAGCCCACCAGATGAGCCAGACACCGCAGCCACCAACCTGGCACCATTGGTGATGTCCAGCCTGTTGGATGAGCCAGACACTGTGGCCACTGACCTGGTGCCATTGGTGACGTCCAGCCCCCTGCATGAGCCAGACGCCGTGGCCACTGACCTGGTACCACCAGTGATGTCCAGCCCACCAGAGGAGCCAGACACCACAGCCACCAACCTGGCACCATTGGTGACGTCCAGCCTGTTGGATGAGCCAGACACTGTGGCCACTGACCTGGTGCCATTGGTGACGTCCAGCCCCCTGCATGAGCCAGACGCCGTGGCCACTGACCTGGTACCACCAGTGATGTCCAGCCCACCAGAGGAGCCAGACACCACAGCCACCAACCTGGCACCATTGGTGACGTCCAGCCTGTTGGATGAGCCAGACACTGTGGCCACTGACCTGGTGCCATTGGTGACGTCCAGCCCCCTGCATGAGCCAGACGCTGTGGCCGCAGATGTGGAACCATTGATGATGCCCAACTCACCAGATGAGCTGCACACTGCAGCCACTGTCCCTGGCCTGGTGCCATCGGTGACACCCAGCCAGCCAGATGAGCCAGACACTGCAGCCACTGACTTGGTGCTGTCAGTGATGCCCTGCCCACCAGAGGAACCAGATGCTGTGGCCACCAACCTGGTGCCATCAGTGATGCCCAGCCCGCCAGATGCTGCAGCCACCGACCTTTTGCCATTGGTGACACCTAATGAGCTGGACACTACAGCCACTGGCCTGGTGACACCCAGCCCaccagatgctgcagctgccgACCTGGTGCCATTGGTGACACCTGATGAGCTGGACGCTGCAGCCACCGACCTGGTGCCATTGGTGACACCTGATGAGCTGGACACTGCAGCTGCTGACCTGGTGCCATCGGTGACACCCAGCCTGCCAGATGGCATCATGGCCCCATCCCCACCTCCACAGGACATGTCCCCCAGTGCTGCCAATGAGGAGCCAGAGGATGGGACCACCTCGGCCAGTGAGTCCCTGGAGCCACCAGTGATGGTGTGTCCTGCAGTGCAGGGGATGACGGTGCACATCCCTGGGGACATGGGTGAAGTCCCGGAGGAGTGGGATGCCACCACCGCCTCCTCAGAGGAGTCCTCCCCGGAGCTGCTGGAGACGTCCCGCTCCCGCACCGACTCCAGCTTCTTCACTGCACCTGAGGACAGCGCGGGGGAGGCGGCTGTGCCCCCCAGACCCCCATCCgaggaggatgaggatgctGCCAGTCGCTGCCTGGCCCTCTGCCTGACCCCGTCGCCCCCCACCATCCCCCCCTTGGTTTTCACCGCTTCGGAGCGGGAGGTGTACGTGGGGGTCCCCCCGGCCCCCCTTGAACTGCTCCAACCACCCGGTGCCTTTTCGGAGAGCGGGGCGGCCTGGCAGCGCCGGGAGGACCGGCAGCGGGTCACCGCCATGTTACAGGGCTCCTTTGGGGACCTGCCAGCCCCTCGCCTCCTCCCCAGGGCCCCGGAGCCCCCCGAGTTCCCAGCAGAGCCCCTGGAGGGCCCCCCCAGTgatggggggagggaggagcccctgcccccccatgagccccccaccccccagccagGCGATGAGCCCCTGGGCCAGACTGCTGGGGACACTGATGCCAAAGTCCTGGGGGCGGACGCCCCCCCCAGCGAGCCCCCGGCACCCCccaagcagcaggaggaagaggaggtgatGGTGGGGGCTGaatccagcccccagcccgctcTGGGTGCCGGTGAAAGGGGGGATGCTCAGCCAGAGCCCCCCCCAGAGCCAGTCAGGGAAGAAgcccccccagagccccccagcccaccgtgggccccctcccctctgctccccgAACTCAGCCAAGTGCCTCCTCCTGCCGCCGCGCCACCGTCACCGTGCCCGGATCTGGCCCGCGGCCCCCAGGACACCTCAGGGCTCCCCGCCGGCGAGGAGCGCCCGTCCATCTTGCCGCCCTCCAGGAAGCACCTCGAGG ccccccagccttccccctgCAAGGAGAAGGAGGCCCgaggcaggcaggtggggatggGCAGCCGGGGGCCCCCCCGGGGGTCCCTGCAGTCGGAGTCGAGCTCCTCGAGTGAGGCGGAGACCCCCTACCCCTGCCCCGAGATCCAGCGCCTGCGGGAAGCTGCCGGCATCGCCCTGCGCCAGGACaagcagcccccggccccccaccGCTGCGAGGCCAACCATAAAG GGTCATGTAATGAGTCGGAGAGCAACGACGAGTCCATCCCTGAGCTGGAGGAGCCTGAGGGCTCGGAGCCGCCGCCGGCCCAGAcccag GCACAGCTCACCCACTCACTGGGCACCGGGGAGGAGACCGTCAGCAAGGCGAAGCAGAGCCGGAGTGAGAAGAAGGCTAGGAAG gccaTGTCCAAGCTGGGGCTGCGGCAGATCCATGGTGTCACCCGCATCACCATCCGCAAGTCCAAGAACATCCTCTTCGTCATCACCAAACCCGATGTCTTCAAGAGCCCCGCATCCGACATCTACATCGTCTTTGGGGAAGccaag ATCGAGGACCTGTCACAGCAAGTGCACAAGGCAGCAGCGGAGAAGTTCAAGGTGCCGATGGAGCACTCGCCCCTCATCACGGAGACGGCCCCAACTCTCACCATCAAGGAGGAgagcgaggaggaggaggag GTGGATGAGACGGGGCTGGAGGTGAGGGACATTGAGCTGGTGATGGCCCAGGCCAACGTCTCGCGCCCCAAAGCCGTGCGGGCACTTCGGCACAACAACAACGACATTGTCAACGCCATCATG gagctgacCATGTAG